One stretch of Meriones unguiculatus strain TT.TT164.6M chromosome 7, Bangor_MerUng_6.1, whole genome shotgun sequence DNA includes these proteins:
- the Slc25a10 gene encoding mitochondrial dicarboxylate carrier: MAEARASRWYFGGLASCGAACCTHPLDLLKVHLQTQQEVKLRMTGMALRVVQTDGVLALYNGLSASLCRQMTYSLTRFAIYETMRDYMTKDCQGPLPFHHKVLLGGISGLTGGFVGTPADLVNVRMQNDMKLPLNQRRNYSHALDGLYRVAREEGLKKLFSGATMASSRGALVTVGQLSCYDQAKQLVLSTGYLSDNIFTHFVSSFIAGGCATFLCQPLDVLKTRLMNSKGEYQGVFHCAMETAKLGPLAFYKGLFPAGIRLIPHTVLTFMFLEQLRKHFGIKVPT; this comes from the exons ATGGCCGAGGCACGCGCGTCTCGCTGGTACTTTGGGGGGCTGGCTTCCTGCGGGGCCGCCTGCTGCACGCACCCGCTAGACCTGCTCAAG GTGCATCTGCAGACCCAACAGGAGGTGAAGCTGCGCATGACTGGAATGGCCCTGCGGGTGGTGCAAACCGACGGTGTCCTGGCGCTCTACAATGGCCTGAGCGCCTCGCTGTGCAGGCAG ATGACCTACTCCCTGACTCGGTTCGCCATCTACGAGACCATGCGGGACTACATGACCAAGGACTGCCAGGGGCCTCTCCCCTTCCACCACAAGGTGTTGCTGGGCGGCATCAGCG GTTTGACTGGAGGCTTCGTGGGGACCCCAGCAGATTTGGTCAATGTCAG GATGCAGAATGACATGAAGCTGCCCTTGAACCAGCGACGAAA CTACTCTCATGCCCTGGATGGTCTGTACCGTGTAGCCCGGGAAG AAGGCCTGAAGAAGCTCTTCTCTGGAGCAACCATGGCGTCCAGCCGCGGGGCCCTCGTCACGGTGGGCCAG CTGTCCTGCTATGACCAGGCCAAGCAGCTGGTTCTCAGCACTGGGTACCTGTCTGACAACATTTTCACTCACTTTGTCTCCAGTTTCATTGCG GGCGGGTGTGCTACATTTCTGTGCCAGCCCCTGGACGTGCTGAAGACCCGCCTGATGAACTCCAAGGGCGAGTATCAG GGAGTTTTCCACTGTGCGATGGAGACAGCAAAGCTTGGACCACTGGCCTTTTACAAG GGCCTTTTTCCCGCCGGCATCCGTCTCATCCCCCACACCGTGCTCACCTTCATGTTTCTGGAGCAGCTCCGAAAGCACTTTGGCATCAAAGTGCCAACCTGA
- the Mrpl12 gene encoding large ribosomal subunit protein bL12m, whose protein sequence is MQNGLTRYSLMRPSPAKGFSCSRGVCGGRGVAYQAGNTKACPRRRCRLPGTASGPECACASHRLVRNLGSQPGLERRSAPKPGGLEARAAGPTRLLPARASLPQRAACDLPACGAMLPAAASRLWAPGLGLRGAALRLARQQVPGVCAARQLRSSSHRRGEALAGAPLDNAPKEYPPKIQQLVEDIASLTLLEISDLNELLKKTLKIQDVGLMPMGGMAQSAFPAAAASPEAAEEDVPKQKERTHFTIRLTEAKPVDKVKLIKEIKNCIQGINLVQAKKLVESLPQEIKANVAKAEAEKIKATLEAVGGTVVLE, encoded by the exons ATGCAAAATGGGCTTACCCGTTACTCCCTAATGCGTCCCAGCCCCGCTAAAGGTTTCAGCT GTAGccggggtgtgtgtgggggaagggGCGTTGCTTATCAGGCGGGCAACACAAAGGCTTGCCCAAGGAGGAGGTGCCGCCTGCCGGGTACGGCTTCAGGTCCGGAGTGCGCTTGCGCGTCGCACCGCCTAGTGCGTAATCTCGGGAGCCAACCCGGGTTAGAGCGGCGCTCCGCTCCGAAGCCTGGAGGCCTGGAGGCTAGAGCGGCCGGTCCGACTCGCCTGCTCCCGGCCAGAGCGTCGCTTCCGCAAAGGGCCGCGTGTGACCTTCCCGCCTGCGGAGCTATGCTGCCGGCGGCCGCCAGCCGCCTGTGGGCCCCCGGGCTCGGACTGCGGGGAGCAGCCCTCCGCCTCGCCAG GCAACAGGTGCCCGGTGTCTGTGCAGCGCGGCAGTTGAGGAGCAGCAGTCACCGAAGGGGCGAAGCGCTCGCCGGTGCACCTCTAGATAATGCTCCCAAAGAGTATCCCCCCAAGATCCAGCAGCTGGTGGAAGACATTGCCAGCCTCACGCTCCTGGAGATCTCAGACCTCAACGAGCTCCTAAAG AAAACATTGAAGATCCAGGATGTTGGCCTCATGCCAATGGGTGGCATGGCGCAGAGTGCCTTCCCTGCCGCTGCAGCATCCCCTGAG GCGGCTGAGGAAGACGTACCTAAACAGAAGGAACGGACACACTTCACCATCCGCCTAACAGAAGCAAAACCTGTGGACAAAGTGAAGCTGATCAAGGAAATCAAGAACTGTATCCAGGGCATAAACCTTGTCCAG GCCAAGAAGCTGGTGGAGTCCCTGCCCCAGGAAATCAAAGCAAATGTTGCCAAAGCTGAGGCTGAAAAGATCAAAGCCACCTTGGAAGCAGTGGGTGGCACTGTGGTTCTGGAGTGA